ATCTCTTTTATCCACCAGGGTCTTGCGTGAGCTGGCAGATCTGGTGGCCTGGCCGGCTTCTGTAACCCTGGGAGTCCAAGTCGAGTGTCGCCCTCGAGGAGGCCTTTTTTTGATCCTTGGGTTAAATCCCTTTCTCCATGCGTCTCTAGTGCCTTCCACGTATTTTTCTCACATTCCTTTGCCTGTGGCAAATGGAATATTTGGGTGAccgcccaaggggttcaccttgcccgctgcctaggcAGAGCCGATTCATCAAGATGggaattgcagtagagaaagtaattcatgcagagctggccATGCGGGAGGCTGGAGTTTTACTACTACTCAAATCAGTCTGTCTGAGCAttcagggagcagagtttttaaggataacttgggtggggagaagccagtgagccaggagggCTGACTGGTCAGAGATGAAATGTTAGGGAGTCGGAGCTGTCTTCTTGCACTCAGTGAGTTCCTGgctgggggccacaagatcagatgagccagttcaTTGATCTGTGTGGGGCCGCcggatccatcaagtgcagggtctgcaaaataccATAAGCAAACTTTCTCCCAAAGTTAATTCAGCCTATGCCCGGGGAGGAACAAGGACGGCTTGGAGATGacaagcaagatggagtcagcaaAGCTAGATCTCGTTCAccgtctcagtcataattttgcaaaggcggtttcgtTTGCACCTCCCTGACCCCACCCCCATCGCTGGATGCTGCATTAAGGCGAGAACATTCCTAATTCATACACATGGTCAACACTGACTCCAGGAAAACCCCTTGCTATTACGGACAGGGCTAAAAGTATCTTGTATTTCTAGGGTTATGAAGAAATTCACATGAATTTAGTGGCTTTGGGATGCCGATTGATTTTTAAGACACACTGGAGCCACTTTCCCTGTTGaaagttttgctctgtctttttttttttttaaataattgagacagagtctcactctgtcgcccaggctggagtgcagtggtgcgatctcagctcactgcaacctctgcctcccaggttcaagcaattctcctgcctcagcctcccgagtagctgggactacaggcacccgccaccacgcccagctaatttttgtaattttagtagagacggggggtttcaccatgttggccaggatggtctcgatatcttgacctcatgatccgcccaccttggcctcccaaagtgctgggattacaagcttgagccaccgtgcccggccctttgcTCTGTTCTTAAACTTTACTGAGGTTGCCGATTTACCCTCTGGTGTGGAAAGAATGGCTGTAACTTAAATTACTGAGTTTTCTTTTACTCACCTTAGGACTATAAATCCATCCTACTTCAGCTAAAAGTGGTTTAGTGAAATCCTACTCCTTTTGTCATGTGGAAGCTTGCAGCTGTGTTAACGAATTGTTCTTAGTATTTCCTTTTGAACATTTTCCTCTCTCAAGGAAAATGTTTGAGAAGGTGGCTAGAGGGGAATAAAACTTACCAGCAGGCCCAAGTGTGCCCGTGACAGGAACTCTTCTCCGCCACTTGAGTTGAACCCCTGGGGCAGCTGCTGGCTCCGGTGGCCCGCCCCAACCTGTGCGTCTCCCCAGGTGCGTGAGCATCTGCTCCCTGGCCTTCAGCATGGACGGCATGTTCCTCTCCGCCTCCAGCAACACTGAGACCGTGCACATCTTCAAACTCGAGACTGTGAAAGAAAAGTGAGTTGCAAATATacgtttctttaaaaatgatgcAAAACCCTTTGTCCCCACTTGCTGCCGGGATGAGAGGTAAGCACGGACCCGCCCACCCTCTGACATCGTTAGCCAGTGAAGACCCCGGAGCTGGCCATGGAGCGAGCACCTCCGCATCCAGGCTCGGCAGTGAGGAGGATGGGCCCCAGCAGATGAGCTTCTCCCACAGGCAGCACGCAGGGTAGACAGAGCCCTCGCGTAGGGCATGGAGGGCCCAGGTGGACATCCTTTTGTCAGTGAAGATGGCCTCTCCTCAGGTTCCCCTCACGACAAAAGCGTTTGTGATCAGACAGCCCACTAGGGTGAATGGCTCGTCTCTTACCTTCCCACGGGTAAGCAGAGACATGGACGGCTTCCACAAGAATTTATTATCGCAATGAATGTGTAGCATGAGGGGGGTCTTATCTTTTAAGAGGggcttactctgttgcccaggctgcagtgcagtggtacagtcattaCTTATTGTAGCCTCtagctgctgggctcaagcgatcctcctgcctcagcctcctgagtacctgggactataggcgtgcaccatgcctggctaatttttaaaattttgtagagacagaatttcgctgtgttgcccaggctggtctggaattcctgggctcaagtgatctgccggtgagccaccgcgcccagcctgtctttaaaaattttaaaaagaacatccCACTCAGACCAGCGTTAACAATAACATACTTTAGGtggtcaaaaataataaattttgttggGTATATttcatcacaatttttaaaaagacaaatggagCATGCCCcgccctcccccccaaaaaagatgAATAGCAACACAAACAGGATACGGGAAAATAACATTTTGGGGTCTATACTCAAGGTTTTTGGAGACTTCTATTACAGAGACCTAGCAGGGGTCATCAGTTAGGCCCTAGACGTCCTCACACCCTTGCAAAGGGGATGTGTGGTCAGCTGCCACGTCTTGTCCGTGGCCAAAGGCTGTAGCTCCTCCCTGAAGCCTGAGCACCCCTCCCCCGACACCTCCCAGAGGAAGCTCCGTGATGCCCCTGGGGCCCTGAGTGTCTGCTTATAACCAACCCTGTTTAATTTTCCTGTGAAGAATGGAGACTTTTGCTGTCGGCTCCAGAGCTGTGCGTCTGTGTGAGTAGGGGGTGGCCGTCCCCCCAGGGAGGGTGCAGCTTCATGTGTCTGGTGGCCTTTCCTTCCAGACCCCCAGAGGAGCCCACCACCTGGACCGGGTACTTCGGGAAAGTGCTCATGGCCTCCACCAGCTACCTGCCTTCCCAAGTGACAGAAATGTTCAACCAGGGCAGAGCCTTCGCCACGGTCCGCCTGCCATTCTGCGGCCACAAAAACATCTGCTCGCTAGCCACGTGAGTAGAGCCGGCGCCTCCGTCCCCCACCCCGTGTGCCTCAGGCCGAGGGGCCCAGTCCTGgcggcttgtggccccttccgtGCTTCTGAACAGGAGCAGCTTCTTAGAGCCGACACTCCATCGAGAGTTGTCGGGGATGGGAGGTCCCCTGGCAGGCACTAGGCTTGCCGCTCTGTGCGGGGGTCCATTTCCAGACGGGCTCCCGTTCTGTTTTTGTGGATAGTCTGCGGTATTAATGAAAGACGTTAAGTCAAACCTCGTGAGTGTGCCGTAGTTAACCCTTTGGGGCCACAGAAACCGCACTTGCCGAGTCTCAGGCATCCGTCCGGCTCCAGGGTCTGGCCTCAGAACACACACAGGGCCTGTGGAGGTTCTGTGCTGCGTGCGGGAAAGATTGTCATTACACCCAGTGATGGCAGGGCTTTGGGCTTCCGTGCGTCTTTAAACATCATTTTCCAGTTTTGTTATCTGACTAGCATCCTGGAAAACTTCTCTGACGATGACTACCTATAATAATCCCAGAAGCCACAAAACTGGTTTCATCCCGCTCTCGTCTCCCGTGGGCTTCAGGGCTCAGCACACGAGTGCAGCCTTGGCCGTGTGAGCCGAGGTCAGTGGGGCGCCAGACACCTGCAGCTGCCCTTGTGCTCATCTTGCTGGGGTCTCTTTCCTCGCCTGCCAAAAGTGAGGCCGCCATGTAGTAAGACCGTTTCTGTGACAGTTGTCTAGAATTTGGCTGCTCTTTATTCTCCCTAGAATTCAGAAGATCCCGCGGTTGTTGGTGGGTGCCGCCGACGGGTACCTGTACATGTACAACCTGGACCCCCAGGAGGGCGGCGAGTGTGCCCTGATGAAGCAGCACCGGTGAGTCTGCTCCGGCCGCTTCACGGAGCTGCTCCGTGCTGGCGGGGGGCTTTCGGGGCACCTGGCGAACGTTTGTTTATTTCCTTGCAAACCAGTGACATAGAGGGGCAGATTCCAGCACAGCGGCCCATGCCGCGCAGGTCGGGAGCTTCGCTTTCCCAGGTGAAATCAATGCCGCCGCAAGACAGGGAGCCCCGGGCTGCGGCTGGTGGCGTCAGGGCTCCCTCAGGGACTGGGCACAGAGGCGACGCAGGGGTGGCGGGAGCCGCATTTGTTCTTAGGTGGGGGAGAGGTGCTGGGAGGCCAGGCCTTCCTCCCCAGGGTGGAGTTTCGCATTTGGAAAGGAAGGGCGCAGCGTGGTGGCCTCCACAATTCAGTGCACGTGGCTGAGAGCCTCTTGTCTCACTGTGAGGTACAGGTTTGTTCTTGGAAAACAGGGAGTTAACATTTGTTCATTGGGAAGTAATGCATTTTCATTCTGTCTTACATGTTTTTTAATGATCAAAAAGTTCTAacaacatataattttttattttagagatagggtctcaccctcgcccaggctggagagcagtggtgcagtcacagctcactgcagccttgacctcccaggttcaagggatccttccacctcagcctccctagtagctgggactacaggcacacagcacatccagctaattaCTTTCTTGTGCAGGGTCTTGctaggttgtccaggctggtctggaactcctaggctcaagtgagcctcctgccttggcctccccaagtgttggggtAACAGGAGTGAGCCGCTGCACctagctttttgtgtgtgtgtgtgaaatggagtctcactctgtcacccaggctggagtacagtggcgcgatctcggctcactgcaatctccgcctcccaggttcaagcgattctcctgcctcagcctcccgagtagctgggatgacaggtgcatgccaccatgccctgctaattttttgtatttttagtagagacggggtttcactgtgttagccaggatggtctccgtctcctgacctcgtgatccgcccgcctcagcctcccaaagtgctgggattacaggcgtgagccactgcacccgggctAGCCTGACTTTTTTTGTAAATAGTGAATCCTCGTTATTAGTTAGTTCTTCCATTGTAAAAGTGAAATATTGTCTTGTTAGGTATAACTCCCTCTTTAGACTTTCCATGTAAAACTCTTCATGTAAAAACGTGTGCAGATAGACGAGATTAAAGTTGCCACGGCGTGATGAATGCCTGGCGTCCTGTGTGGTGAGTGGTGTGCTGGCTCTGTTGCCGCAGGGCAGCCAGTGTGTACTGCCCGCAGGGCTGCCCTGTGTGGAGACGCTGAGCTGTGTCGCTTTCTTCCCTCCAGGCTGGACGGCAGTCTGGAAACGACCAATGAGATCTTGGACTCTGCCTCTCACGACTGCCCCTTAGTCACTCAGACATACGGCGCAGCTGCAGGAAAAGGTACTTACGTGCCTTCATCCCCAACGAGACTTGGTAAGGGGCGTGACGCAAACCTGGAAGGTAATTAGCCCCACAGCCCCGAGTGCTACTGCCTTCTGCTGGCTCCGGAGCCACCCCACCAGCTCCTCACTGGGAAAGATGGGGACTGGTTCTGAGAACATAAGCGAGGTTGGTAAATGGGTGTTCCCAAGGCCTCTCTCAAGGCTGAATTCAGTttcgtttccttttttttttttttttttaaaggagagatggggtttccctatgttgcccagggtggtctcaaactcctcctgggctcaagtgattctcccgcctcagcctcccacagtgctgggattataggcatgagccaccgtaccaggCTCATTTTCTccgtttttaaagaaaatgtcatccTGGCTCAGGTGACTCTGGGGTCACGTGACTTGGGCCCAGACTGGCCACCTCTCAGCCAAGATACCACCCTGAAAAGTACTGCCAAGGGTTTTGCCTCAGTCTTTTCCCTCCCACCTTTTTCGTCCTTCAGCAAATCTGCATCGAGTACTGCCTTCATGCTGGGCCTGTGAAGTGCAGAAGCTGTAGGGGAATGAGGCCAATGGGCTCCCCTCCGGCGGCAGCACTAAGACCCATGCATGAGATCCTCCAGCCACAGCCTTGGCTATGTGAGCCACCTTCTTAAAAAAGCCAACTCGCACTCCAGTGGGAGAGCCTGTGGTTTTGCACCCACGCAGGGCTGT
The sequence above is a segment of the Homo sapiens chromosome 7, GRCh38.p14 Primary Assembly genome. Coding sequences within it:
- the WIPI2 gene encoding WD repeat domain phosphoinositide-interacting protein 2 isoform f (isoform f is encoded by transcript variant 6), which translates into the protein MKVLHTIRETPPNPAGLCALSINNDNCYLAYPGSATIGEVQVFDTINLRAANMIPAHDSPLAALAFDASGTKLATASEKGTVIRVFSIPEGQKLFEFRRGVKRCVSICSLAFSMDGMFLSASSNTETVHIFKLETVKEKPPEEPTTWTGYFGKVLMASTSYLPSQVTEMFNQGRAFATVRLPFCGHKNICSLATIQKIPRLLVGAADGYLYMYNLDPQEGGECALMKQHRLDGSLETTNEILDSASHDCPLVTQTYGAAAGKGTYVPSSPTRLAYTDDLGAVGGACLEDEASALRLDEDSEHPPMILRTD